DNA from Rhodopirellula islandica:
TTGATGAAGCAATTGATCGACGCGGAAGCAACACCCGTGGCTCCGTCGGGCAACACGTTGATGCAACTGGAAGTCAACCTGATGCCAATCCTTCAGTTTGCTCAATCGATCGAGAACAACGATGCGATCGCCGCCATGATCGACGCTCTTTCACGAGCCGATGACGCTGGTGAATTGCGAATCGTTTCCGAAGCGATCGAAAACGGCCAAATCAGCCGGTTCATCATCGGTGACGGCATGCTGCAAGCCATCGGTGCTGCCGCTCGCCAAGCTCAGCAAGCCAAAATGAACCAGGGCTTCTGAGCCGAACCCTTGTCATTCTGTTCATTTGCACTGTCAGATGACCTGAATCAATGACCTTTCAAACCTCTCTGGGCGAGCCTGATCACAGGTGAATCCAGAGAGGTTTTTTCATATTCTCTTCCGGTGTTTGCTTTCATGGCTTCCGATTCATCTTCCGCCCACTCCAACGCCAATGTTTCTTGCTGCAGCCGGCGTCGAACCTGCCTGATCGGCCTGCTGTGTTTCTTCGCAGGACTGGGGCTGGGTTGGTTCTTCCGCGGGAAAAGTGTACCGCGTTCCGTCGCCAATCCACCGACCGTGATCGGCTCCCCTTCGTCACCTGGCCCCCATTCGTCCTCTGGCAACGCTCAAAACGACGGGACGACCGAATCAGCCTCCGTCGAAGTTCCCATGTCAGAGGTGCTGAAGCTCGCGGAGGAATCGCTGCAGCACTTGATCGACAACGTCGACGGCTACACAACGCGAATGATCAAACACGAACAGGACCGCAACGGCGTTCTGCAAGAACCGTCGGAGATGTTCATGAAGATCCGAACGCGACACGTTGGTGGCGAGCCCGGCCAAGGCCTGCGTGCTTACTTGCGATTCGAAACACCCGAGTCCGCGAAAGGACGGGAGGTGATTTGGATCGAGGACCAAAACGACGGCCAGCTTCTTGTTCGTGAAGCCGGGTTCCTTGGCAGCATGATGACCGCCAAGCTCGAACCCACCAATTTCCTCGCCATGCGAGGCCAACGCTATCCGATCACCGAGCTGGGGCTGACGAATCTGGTCCGCAAATTGATTGAGCGTGGGTCTCGCGACGTTGACAATCCCGACGTCCGTGTGATTCGCACGGAAGGCCATCCGTTCGATGGAAAATCATTGACGTTGCTGCAGATCCAACGATCCCAACCGAGCGACCAACCCGATGATTTCTCGTTGGCGGAAGTCGTGATCGACGAAGAGCAGAAACTGATCGTCAGCTTCCGCAGCTTTGGCTGGCCAGAATCGGAAGGCGAAACGCCGCCCCTGATCGAATCGTACGAGTACCACGACTTGGTTGTGAACCCAAAGTTAACCGACCTCGATTTCGATCCCACCAACCCGGACTACACCTTTCCTGAGTGAGGCGTTCGATGAATGATTCATTCGGCCTTTGGCCAAAGCGTGCGGGTGGCGCCGCACAAGACCAGGGGCGTTGCCCACTGGCTATGTTGAGCATGGCTTTTGGCCAAGGTGGACAACCGACCAACGGCCAGTTTCATCGAAGCCAGTTGCACCGCCCCTGGGACTTTGCCCGGTTGCCCCTGACGAATCGAGAATCACATTTTGGCGGGCAAAGGTTGCGTTCGCCCAGCGAACCCCGATTCTCAGACAAACAAAAAGCTTGACATCGGCGTGCTGCACCACCACGTTAGGTGAGGGCAGCGCAACCAGCGATAAGTCCGAGATTGCGAACCTGAGACGGGACAACGCAACCGGTGAAAACACCCTTCCATCCAACTTATCTCCGGACCAACCGGGGATAATCATATCGTTACCCGACTGAATGCCAATGATCGCACTCGGCTACATGGCGAAACGTATCGTCGAGCGTCCCGATTGGCTGGGCGTACCATCGGTCCGCGACGTCTACGCCGTGTCAGACTGCATCTCACCGGACTTTGCGGACTACATAACTTTTTGGAAGCACAACGGCTTCTGGTTCTTCGACCGGCCTTCCAACATTACTAGGCTTTGTACGCAGCACGGCATCTCGTTGGATGACCTTGCCTTCGTGTATTACGAGGCCCATCCGCAGCAATTCGACAACGACGATCACACCTGGCGGGACTTCGGACCTGAACTGGACATCAAGACGGATATTTTGCCAGCAACCGCATCGACACTGCTCGGATATGACATCGTCTGTTACTCGATGCAGAACTCGCCCGAATGCTCACCGTTGTCGTGCAACCACGTCGCGACTGACGTCCAAGTGAATTCGCACTGTCTTATCGACTCGCTTGACTACGCTATCCAATCTCTCGAAACTGGCATCTTTGACAACGCCGAGCCCGGCCCGATGCGGATTGTTGCCGTCCACTCGCTTCGTACGGGAGCGGACGGGGAACCATGACATGCACGAGAGCACGGCTTCCAGCGTTCTAGCAATGGATCGCTGTCTCTCCGTGCCCCGTGAGGTCCGACGCTCCGCGAATTGCGACGTTTGCGAACACATCAAGATTCACCATTCATTCCGCAGGTCGCTATCAATGCCGAAACACACCATTTCCATGCTTACCGGATTGCTTGTTTTTGCAACCGTTCTTTGCTCGCCCACCACTTACGCTGACGAGCCAACTACTGAGACCGATCCTCGTCCAAGTGAGGGAGTCATTCGCTTCGAGTTTTCGGGATCGTACAACGTGGTCATCGACGGTGCGACCGTAGCGACGGGACAGGGCACAACCACGGTCGAACTGAGCCAAACATTTGCGTACCGATTGTTTCATGATTTCCAGAAAACGCTTCAGGACTCGAATATTGTCGGGGACGACGTAGCCAAAGGGATCTCGTCACTCCCGTCTACCATTCGTTCGGCAAACGAAACACTCAAATTGTTGTCCGATCCCGAAACGCAAGAATCGCTCAGGCAGGTGGAGTCCATGCTTCGTTTGCTTCCAAGAACGACTGTCCCAAAGGAAATGTCGACCGACTCTGATTCTGACCAGAATTGAGCTACTTGAGATCGAAGGGGACGGGGGCATTGCGATTTCTATTCGCTCACTCATGCCCCGCTCCCTTTTGATTGCTCCACGTCATTTCCGATCGCCGATGAACATCCAAATGAATGATCGACGCAAACTCATTCTCATTGCCGCCGCCAGCTTCGCTTGCGGTTTTATGGCGTGTGGTTTGTTCTGGAAGGGTTTGCCTCTGGCCGACCGTCATACCTTTCACGCGGTGACCGTTCAGTACACGGTCGACGATGGTCTCGGTGGCGTGTCGACGTTCAGTGACCTGGAGGTTGAGTCGGCTGTCCTCGGCGCCGACTATTTCACTATCACGCAGGTTGGCGGGCAAGTCGAAGTCATTCCTGTCAATCGAGTCGTCCGCTTCAGCTGCCAGCCCTGACCGGGCCGAGATGAGGCCACCTGCGAACGGCGATCAGTAGCAACGTCCTCGGCGGCGATGGATGCGTTCACCGCGATTCGTTGCTTCTTCCGTTTCCGCCGACACCAAAGACGCTCAATCGTTGCTGCCTGGCGGGGGAGGTGCTAATATTTTTGCTTGGAAGGCGTTTTGCATTTCAAGCCATTGGGCAAAATCGAAAGGGATGGCGTTCACTGTTGCTTTCATCTGTCCGTTCATGACCCCCGCCCTCTTTGATCGCCCCATGAAACTCAAATCACACAGAGTGATGCGAAGTGAACTAGAGAGTCTTCGCAGCTTTTTCGACAGCACGAAGAGGGCGTATGAAATTGCCGAAGAAATATGGCAGGCTCGCTACACTTCACCTCAATTGCGTGAACAGCTAAAGACCAACGAAGTGGACGTTTCCCCGCACGATACATCTTTAGGGAAAAGGTCTCAACGCAAGCGATTGCATACGATGTTGTGCGAGCTCACGTTGGTGCGGGTCGTTTCAGTACTTGAAGTGTTCTTGGTCGATTCAGTCAAGGACGTCTTTGTGGTTACAAAGAGACCATTCATGGACCCAAACCTGCGAATTGAGATGTCACAGGACGAATTAATTGCCAATAGCAGCCCTGCGAAAATTCTCGGCCGAATCATCGATCGCGAAACTAGACGACTGAGCAGCGGCGGATTCAAGGAGGTTATCAAGTATTACAAGCGACGCTTTGACATCGATTTATCCTGCATTTCTCCCGGCTATTCTGTTATGCAGGAGTATCATGACCGCAGGCACCTCTTAGTGCATCGTCTTGGGAGGACGGACAAAGTCTATCGACGAACCTACAAGACCGTTTCCAAGACGGTTGATGTCGCTGATGACTACATTGAAAAACTTTTTACTGACACAGCTTCGTTTGTTGAATGCGTTTGCGATCAGCTCGAGGTTTTCCTGAGAAGAGAGGATATTAGCAATTCCTCTATGAACGCTAGGCAGATAACCGACATCACGTTTCTCAAGAACGAGATAGTTGATTGTTTACAACCGAGTTTCCATTTTTGGGCCGGCGATGAGTACGTCACCACGAACGAAATCCTGGCCGGAACCCACAGGAATATGGATGGAAGCATCCGGCACTACTTTAACGGCACTGACCCCGCACTCCAGTGCATCAACAAGTGCCTTAAAGAGGAGGCAAGAAATGGGACTATAACGTTCAACACGGTCGCATCTGCCGTCGCACATAAGAAAGTAAGCGAACAAGTAGTCGAACAGGTATTCCAAAAGCTTCCAGAACAGCCTTGGCAAACCGGAATTCACAAAAGGATCGCTGAAGAACTTGGGCTTTCGAATGGCACGGTGTCTTCGGCGATCCAAACCTTAATCTCGCGAGGGAGATTCAAACAGCAGATACACGGCCGACTTTTCTAATGCTGCCAAATGATGAAGCCGAACTTTTTGCCTCAGGATCTTAACGGCACAATGGAAACGACCAAGGTCGCCTTCACCAAACATAAGATTACGCGTACCCATGCCCCTTACCATGACGAAATCAGAGGAAACGGGGTTCATTGTTGTTTCCATTCGCCTATGCATGAATCCCGCGCCCTTCGATTGTACGCGAACGTTTTTTTGGTTGGCTGTTGGACTACTTCGTTCCGAGTTGATTCTCTCAATGGCTATTTTCGCGGGGTCCATAAAAAACGGAAAGGTCAGTGTACCAAAGAGCGGAAACGCAGGAAGCTCTTTCAGATTATGGAAATAGTATGGGGAGATCTCTTTCGGGAACTTAGCTCGACATATTCCAACCGGGAATTGCCGTGCGACGAGATCGTTGCCATTCAGACGCCCAGAATAGACCTCCATTCTGCTGACATTCTGGACCGTGGAAGCACGCGAGCGGAGATTTTGTGAGCAGCGTTGCGGTTGACGTGGACAATGGTGGGCGAGTTTGCGGTTGGTTGGAAGGTTGGCTTGGCTTGAATTTTGGCGTGACAACTGGGCCTAACGGCCGTCGGCTGAAGTGAACGGGTTTGGTGAGCCGGCGTCTTCGGCAAATCTGAAAACAGCCTGTAGCGTCCTAGCCACATTCTGAAATGTTCCGTCGCCCGGCGGCTGCCATTGCAACGATCGATGCCGTTCAGGTGTGCGGGAACGAGAGACCTACAGACTGAATCAGAACAGCTCGATCGCTGCGATGGTTTTGGCGACTTCATCGATTGTTCCCGAGGCGTCGATGACGTGCGTGCGACCACCGGCGTTGGGCAATTCGTCCAAGAAGGCTTGCCGAACTTTGGCCATGTAATCGACGCCTCGTGACTCCATGCGATCAGCTTCGCCACCGACTCGCTGCATCGAGATCTCGGCGGGCAAATCCAGCAACAGCGTCACGTCCGGCTGAACCCCACCGCACGCGAGTCGGCCGAGTTGCCACAGCGTTTGCGCATCGACTTCACCACCAACGCTCTGATAGACCACGTTGGCCAGCAAGAACCGGTCGCTGATCACCGTCACCCCATCGGCCAGCGCCGATCGCAAGGTCGATTCGATCATTTCACAGCGACTGGCCATGAACAAGATCGCTTCGGTGCGTCGATGCATTTGCAGATCACTGTCCAGCAACATCGCTCGCAATTTCGTTCCCAGGTCAGTCGACCCGGGGTCTCGCACGCAGAGAATCTCGCGGCCTTCGGATCGCAAACGATCGGCCAAGATCTCGATCTGGGATGACTTCCCAACCCCGTCGATTCCATCGAGCGTGATCAAGCGACCCGGATACGGGTGAGCGGGTTCCGCTGTGCATGGTTCCGCATGGTGAGAATCGTCAGGCATCAAAACGTCCCCGTTGAATAGGCATCGGCTTTGCCCACAATTGGCAAGTGAGCGTATTCCGACACCAACCAACCGCCGTGGGCCGCATTGGGATCGCCACTTTTCTCGAATGTCAGCATCAATCGTCTGGGAATGGAAACATTCTTGATCGACCCGCGTTTTTCACTGACGGTCACCTTGACCGTCATGTCCACGTTGGCTTGTGGTGGCAAGGATCCCTGCACCATTTTGATGGATCGAATGCTGCCGACTTTGGCGACTTCGAATTCATAGCGTTGAAGTTCGGTTCCAGCTTGCGTCTGGGTTTGTTTGGCACCAATCAGCTCGACCACGTCGTCGTAGCGTTCTTCTTCGACGGCCTTGGCCACATCGTAGATCAAGGTTTCGATTCGTTCCTCGTCCGTCACCCAATTGCCGGCGATCACCCAAGCCAACGGAATCAAGGCGGCGGAGACCAAGCCGGCGATGGCCAATGCCTTTTTGCCCGTTTGCAACCAACTGAAAATCAACGCGGCGGCCAACACCCCCAGCATGATTGAAACCACGAGCGGTTGTTCAGCAAGGAGTTGAGTCATCGCAATCGCCAGAAAAGAGGAAGAGAGCCGCTTGGTTGCGATTCGCTGGGGTCACCCCAGGAACCACGATTCGATACGATAACCGCATTCGATCTCAGCGCCGTGAGGGTCGCCCTGATCCAATTGGTCATCCCGTTCATTTTAGCCACTTGTTCCATGAAACGTGTTTCGTTGCCAGTCGTCTCAGCCCAGCACTACCGTGGGGCAGTCGAGGGTGAATTATGGGAGTTGAGGCCCGCCGCGGTGGCGGGTTCGTTCTCCGCTCGTTCGCAACCCACCGATGATTCACCGGAGGCGATCACGAAACTCGCCGTGAGCATGTTGCAGACGCCGGCGGACTTCCCGACAGTGTTCGAGGCGATTGTTCCCGGCGACCATGTGGCTTTGGCGGTTGACCCCAATGTCCCGCGAATTTCGGATGTTTTGCGGGGCGTGCTTGCCTTGCTCGGGCAAGCCAATGCGGGCAAGGTCAGCGTGGTGCTCTGGAACGAGGCCGACGAAGCCTTGGTGACTCGACTGCAGCAAGAATTGGATGCGGTCCAGGCCAACCAAACCACCCTCAAACCGATGAAGGTGGAAGTGGTCCGCCACGAACCACACCGACGCGAAAATTTGCGTTACATCGTCGCGGACGAAAACGCCGAGGCGGTCTACCTGGCCAAGGATCTGGTCGACGCTGACTTCACGTTGCCAATTCTGTCCGCTCGATCCCGTGACGCGATCAACAACGTTGATCCGACCGGCATCTTCCCATTGTTCGCGGATGCGGCGACGCAGCACCGCTACCAGATCGGATCCACCACGGAACCTTCGGAAGCCGCTTGGTTG
Protein-coding regions in this window:
- the tmk gene encoding dTMP kinase; protein product: MPDDSHHAEPCTAEPAHPYPGRLITLDGIDGVGKSSQIEILADRLRSEGREILCVRDPGSTDLGTKLRAMLLDSDLQMHRRTEAILFMASRCEMIESTLRSALADGVTVISDRFLLANVVYQSVGGEVDAQTLWQLGRLACGGVQPDVTLLLDLPAEISMQRVGGEADRMESRGVDYMAKVRQAFLDELPNAGGRTHVIDASGTIDEVAKTIAAIELF
- a CDS encoding DUF1571 domain-containing protein, with protein sequence MASDSSSAHSNANVSCCSRRRTCLIGLLCFFAGLGLGWFFRGKSVPRSVANPPTVIGSPSSPGPHSSSGNAQNDGTTESASVEVPMSEVLKLAEESLQHLIDNVDGYTTRMIKHEQDRNGVLQEPSEMFMKIRTRHVGGEPGQGLRAYLRFETPESAKGREVIWIEDQNDGQLLVREAGFLGSMMTAKLEPTNFLAMRGQRYPITELGLTNLVRKLIERGSRDVDNPDVRVIRTEGHPFDGKSLTLLQIQRSQPSDQPDDFSLAEVVIDEEQKLIVSFRSFGWPESEGETPPLIESYEYHDLVVNPKLTDLDFDPTNPDYTFPE